The Anopheles gambiae chromosome 2, idAnoGambNW_F1_1, whole genome shotgun sequence genomic sequence ACACTCCATCTTCCAGAGATGACACAGAGGCGTAGGGTTAGGATTTATCATAGCGAGCGAAACGCACCGAGCGAAAGATGGAAAAATACACTCCCAATCCCTTTCCCCCCTGGGTACGGACAAACCGATCGGCAAACGTAACGGACGGGCCAATAaagcaggaaaaacaaaaacccggcGAACGAAAACGATGCTCCATTTCAGTTCGTTTGGGGGTTTGCTTACTTGGTAGATGTGCTTGCTaccatcgtgtgtgtgtcagtgtacGCGTGTATACATAAGCTACAACGACACCGACAACtaccacgacgacgatgatgatgatgacgacgatgacgacggcgCGCGTCTTTGGGGACCGGCAGCATCGAGAAGCTTTCCGCCGGCGAAATCAGTTTCCATCTGGACGGTAACGCGTTTGGTTGCGTTTCGGGGTTTTTCCGATTCGAGTGTGTTTCCCGTCGTGCTGTGTGAAGCTGTACCGTGCCTTCAAATGGGGTCTGGGAATGGGTGGTTTAAACAGGTAGAAACAGTGTGTTGTGATGTGAAGTAAAAATTTGCCAATAGTGTGTTTTTGCCAAAATGTATAAAAGTGTTCAAATGTTCTAATTGCTTGAGTTAGAAATAGTATTAAGGTATTCATTGCGAGTGATTTAAAGATGTGCATGAATTATGAAATTGTTCCGTCAAAGTGATTGTGCATTTAACATATATTAAAGGTTACATGATTGTTTCAAAATAGTTCCTACTCCGTcgtcaaaaaagaaaaaaaaagtgatttcaatcaatttccGCCATTGTGCGTTGTGGGCACTGTGCATTATTTAATAGCCATTTACCACGAAAAGTGATCGTTCGCCCGTTTGTGTGCGTTAAACCCGCGGGGGCAATGTACAAGTGGTGCCAACATTGTGACGCTTTAAAGCGCGCCGAGTGCCGACGGTTCGATGTACATCGATCGTCAACCCGGGGCCTTGCTGACCCCGGTTCCGTGTAGGTTGTGAAGTGAATTTTTAATGATTCGCCCGCGTTTTGATTCGAGCACCCGCCGCCCCCCTAGCAAAAGTGTGAGTGAGAGAAAATTTGcggaaaaattgaaaacctACACTACTGCCCCGCCGATTGCTGCACATGGCGAACGAAACAATGCCAGCTACACCGACTGCGGCTGCGATTGCAGCGGACGACGGTTCCGGTGGGTCACCGTTCGGCGAGGCAAATGTGACCGGAATTTCGGTGGAAAACCCTTCGCTGGTGGAGGGGCTGCTGGCGCTGGCAATGAATGCGAGCGGTGCGGAACGGTGCCGACTGCAGCAACAGGCGGAGGAGTTGCTGCAGGACGTGGCCTGTCCGTCGTTCTTCGACATGGTGTCCTGCTGGCCGCGAACACCGCCCGGTACGTTGGCGGTGCTGCCGTGCTTTGCCGAGCTGAAGGGCGTGCAGTATGATAGCTCACGTGAGTACGGGGAtggttttggggttttttttaaatcgcgTGGTGCCAAAATGATGTGATTAAACTGGATGGAATTCTAATGCAGCAGATGATGCAGATGTTGAAGTATATTTAGTTGCGGTTGAAAATGCGGTTGAATTCAATGAAATGTAGACTTCATGCAGCAATATGGCTGTCGAACAAACTAAAACATTTATCAAAaagatatttgttttgttttgaaataaaaatccgTAGTTTTCATTGGACTTGAAATACCTTGTCTCTTTTTTTGGACGTAATTTTGGGTTATCGAACCAaatttgcacacacaaaatttgTATTTATAATTTACAATCCTGCACAATTTTGTAATGATAACATGAATTATTTAGAGTTCAAACTACTATTTAAACATACATCAACCTACACCTTTTTTCTTCATACTTAAAATAGCATTCACTCAACTTTAATGCAGTACATGCAATGTTTTATGTAACCAATACAAATCTTATTTCAATcgaattttcattttatttcgatttttttttgtgatcatCCATAACATTAACGATATAAAAAGGGTTGAAAATTTATGATTGTACTTCGGGTTAAGTGGTTAGTGTAACTGTCTAGGAATATTTCATCTatcaaaagaaaagtaaagTGTTATCTAATTTTCGTGTTATGGTAATTTTCACTATTCATCGATTCCCACACAAATCCGTAGTTCTGTAGTAAAGAGTGACAAGCCAACTAAGTAGTACTTTTAAAAAAGCTGGAAGCTTATAAGCATAAACTATTTTAAGGTTAACGTTGTCGTGTATATTGttaattcaaatgaaaaatatgaaaaagaaATTATATAAGATTTGGGAGAATTAGTCGGATATCAAATgatcataatattttttttgtagagtTAAAGTTTTGTGTCACTGAGCGCCTGCTGATATGAAAATTAGAATCATATATTACTACAGGGCAGTACAACGACATATTTATTGATTCATTTATAGAtaaaaaagtacaaacaatAATTTCTCACCTAAGTgctgcaaaaacaaactcgCTACCATGTAGGGCTGGCAAATTGAGAGAGTGCGAATCATTAGCACCGTATTTGTAGCGAACGTTGGTAGAAACTTATGAACGAGATTTGAAGCAATATTTATCGGATCTTTTGAAAGTTGTTCGAATATTATTGAAgagttaattatttttgaagcGTTCTCTTCAATTGAGGAATGGTACTGTTCCGTTAGAATTGCACACAATTTCCTATAACTTGTGTCAAtattacaatatttttaaacagatatgctaaaaaataaaaaaaatacttcaaaataacgtaaaaatcattcaacaaATAAAGTATGTTAAACAAATGTGAAATTTTGGAAGAATTGTGCGCTACACGATAGAGAAACTAATTTTAACAAGGCTGAGAATGATcgattgaattaaaataacGCTAACTGTAGGTCGTTAAACAAATCAGTAACAGAACAATAATTTTAACATACAATGAAATCCTACATACCGAGTATCATCTGTTCCAGTGGCTCTCTCGTTATATGAAAAACGCGATTTGCAGAAAGCTTTTACTAGATGATTTATATGAAAAgagaaataataattattgctTTGTCATTATTATTCACCCATTTACTTGATAAAGTGGTCAATTATGTTAACTTTATCTATGATTTTTCCTCAACAAAACGGTCATTGACATTTCCagctagatttttttttcgcaaaattcatcagaaacaaaatcaaaattgaaagTTTCCTgtggtaaatatttttcatcacAAAGAGGTTTTAACAATTTACGATATTTTCATTGGCATCGCATCTACATTACAGTTGCATACCATATTTGAAGTCATACGAAGCTCTTCCATGTGGCAGCAATTATCAGAACTTGCCTGCCTGAGCGAGTAGATCTAGTAGAAAACTATATCAGAAAATGATATTGCTCGTTATGTGAGATTTTGCTcgtttgaagaaatattgtcTATAGAACTATTGCCCTGCAATATCAAGAAACCCCTGAAGCCAGAAGGAAAACGCTAAATATTAACAAATGTGTCTCAAACAAATGGCAAACACCCACACAGGTGAAGCCAAGCTAATGGAAACTCTCCCACCTGTACCCAAAAATACACCAACCACAAACGATTCGAGCATTTAAATTCGCCCACTCGGTTCCAGAAAGCAATGGAAAAGCCAATTCCCATCCCTTCAAATGGAAAATTTTCAACATTCAGCTGCATAGTTTTGGCCGTAAACTATTGTTGTTCCCGCCGCTGAAATGCTAaaacgctgagcacaatcccTCACAAAACCGGTGGCAAACagagtaagaaaaaaaagctgtgCAAATTTATAGGTTGCAAAATCCCGGTGAGACACGGTTCTTGGCACCCGGGCGTTATGATACCTTGGGCGGGTATATGACCTTGGCGGCAGGCACACCAAATAAAGCCAGCCAGTATCGCTGATAGGCAACGATGTACGCTTTTCGTATCGGATCGCAGGACAAAGATTAGGGACCggaattgaaatttatgttttccaCCATTGGGAGCGGTACAGATGGGTTTGTTCTTATTATTGTtacagcggtggtggtgaatatttaatggaaaaatatTCTTTTAGATATGAAGAGTGAGGTGGATGGAGTAGCACATTTCAGGGTCATTGATCTGGACGTTTCTTAAGATGATGGCTGATGAATTATGATTGCTATTTAGATTTAAATGGTAAGATGGATCGTTATCGTATTTAAGAGTCGATTTCGACAATGTTGGGAatgcttttattttgctctTATATCTGTACTTTATCATACCCTCATGCCACATGCCATTATATTATATTGTCATAACCTATATGTTGAGGGGAAAATACCACATTTCGCGCTATTAAGCGGCATTAAAGCTTCAACAATAGCTTCCCTTCTTCGTATCAACAGATATGGCAATCAAAATGGCACTTTTCAAAAACAATATTGCCCTCAAACCACCTCCCCCCCTCGCAGTGTGTTTAATAATGGTAAAAGCTGCTCCTGAAGAGCTCACTGCATTTATCGACCATAAAAACCCCCCCACCACGAGATTCTTCAGCCCCCAAAATTGAGATGAAAACCGTTGCCTCGGAAACATCAAACGCATATGCTCAAGTGTTTCACACAGATACGAAATATCTGCCAGTccgttcgtttgctttttgtttcttcactTGGCCTTCGTTACCTTGACACTTCCCCAtgatggaggggggggggggggggcgacgCCACTGACACAAACACCGGTTAGTGGATGAGCAGTATTTAACattccagcaccagcagccgcCTGACGGAATGGCTGCCCGAGATAGCTCAACGTGTGACAGAAGCTGAGCTATTAGCTTCCAGATACCTCTCTGCTTTTGCCACACCATGACTTCCTTATTCTTAAACCAAACCAAGacaaagtgagagagagagagagagagagcgagagagagaagaagcgCTAGCGTTCAACAAGATCAACTCACCACACCTCCAGCAGTTCGGAGACGCACATAAATCACTCCCAACGCTGCTGTCATGGTCGGACGTCGTCGCATTGTTAGCCTTCACGGTTATCGCCAGTCCTATCCATCCCCTTCGTGCCTGACCCGAGTCTTATGCTCTCCACTGCCACACCACTTTACTCATCCACATACACTTAACAGTGCGGCAGCGGGGCAGATTTAGCTCCAACCATTTGCCCCGGTCTCGCCACTCCCAAGAGGGATGTGCACCTCGTAACATTCCTCGCTTCCCAGAGGGCATACACACTGCCACTTCCTAGATTATACATCCAGCACATCAAGTTAATAAGGTTAACTTTACCGTCGGCTCGAAAATCTCTGGTCTCCATTTCAACAGGGCACAGGCCCTGCCCGCGACAGACTCCGGGGTCCGCTAAAAGATAATCGGACAACTGGCTCGACCTTTTGTGCCGTGTGTTTCGGGCCGATTGTTGCCGTTTGGCTTGAGGCGTACATGAACCAGTGAAATAGAAGTTTTCCCTGGGTGCGCTGAGGATACGAGCCCGAATGACTTGCAGGGTTAACCCTTTTCAGAACAATGAGCATGAAAACGTATCATTTTCGGGGGAGgttattttaaagaaaaaaaaaacgggaaagtctttttgtattttctcATATGACGAATCACTAAACACTGGCGTGTTTCTTTGCAGTAGTAAAGCTTAACGAAGGTTTTAAAGGAAACTGTGTCTGCACTAGTTGAGCTGCTTTGGCTGAGGGTATTTGTTCAAAGAAAACCCTGACACCGAGCCACAGTAAATGCCACCTTCTCCTTAGCTCGTACCATACGcttgatgttttcttttcatcgCTCCAATGTGCCACGCGTTGTTTCGCTGGACGGCTTATGTTTTGGTGCGGCGAGCAGCAAGCACAAAAGAACCGGAGAAGAAAATGTGTATACTTCTCCAAGCGCAACACGCAGAAAGACAGAGGCGAGCTTCAGCCGAGCCAAAGGAATTACATTACGCTCGTTGTTTGCGTTGTTCTTTCCATAAGCGCACAGTGCGATATGCAAGGGCTACAGCAGTGCTCGAGCGTAGTTGAGATGATAAGCTTTTCTTTCCGTGCGTCTTTCCGTTGCgttggtttttatttctttcttttttgcctttcaAGCAGCCATTTTGTTCTCACATCTGTGAGGGCGGTTTTGCCATGAAGAGGCCGAATGTTAAACCGTACGCCGGCTGCAGAGTGCTCCCGAGTGGGGCAAAGCTTTCAAAGTCAACGAACAAACCCACCCAAGGACGCCCAGGGCAACGCGTGGCAGGGAAGAGCAAGTATTTCtcggaaaaaaatcatccattTTTACTTCCACCTTTCTTTGATCGAAAACACAAAGCGAACACAAAGCTTCTAGATAATGCAAGAAACCGGGCCAAGACTCCGCTTCCTTTTTGTTGGGATTGCGTTTCCCATTGCCAACCGGCCGCAACCTGTTGAGCGTGTTCGCCCACCTTCAGTGGAGATGGCAGGGCGTATGCACAGCACCTCCTACGGAAATAGCTTTCTAGCGCTGGCTTCTTGCGGGCGTGTGCGGCTGCACTGGCGAAGGCGTTCGGCTGATAATTACAGAGGCCGCCCTTAAAGTGGCCGACCCCATGGGCAGGGAACAATGGATAATGGACTTCTCGGTGCAATGCTAATTAACTTCCGCGTTGAGTCGAAATGGCCGGGGGCCGGTGCCGCGTGTCATTAGCATTCAGTGGGTGGGTCCGACTGTGAGACAACCCGCTTGGTGGACAGTTTAAGTGAAATTCTGTTTGTTCGTGGATGATTAATTATTCAGCGCATCGGGATGGGGACGCCCAGTGCTTTGTACGATCCGGTATCCTTCCCATGGGACGGTTCCTTCTGTTTACAGAGCGATGGAGCTGTTTGGCTAGTTTGCAAGATTCAATCGAACGTTTGATTTCGCTATGCCATTTGAAGTCCTTCGGTGAAGCACAGTGAATTGAACGGAATTGAACTAAACGAGCATCGAGCGTAGGCAAATTAACATAATGATTTTCGTATAAAAATTGCACACCCACTGGAAATGTAATCACTGATCAATTAGGTAAAAAAggagaggggaaaaaataaaccGTCCTCATACGTAAACGCGTGTAAATTAGGTTGGTGTGCTTCGTGGAATGTGCTAGCACACACGGTTGAACACACTTCAAAGGGTAATTGGAAGTGATAGGTTTTTGACGTGCGGCTGAACTTCAAACGCATCTGGATGAATGTTGGCTTGCgagtttatttttgcttaacTAGAAAAAGGGAggtaaaaaatcaaacgatgTAATGAGGTTCTTGGTTGATTTTTCGATGCTGTATTGTACTGCTTTCCAAAAACTGACATCGACatgaatgatttgaaaaatATACATTAAATAGCTTTTTGCTATTCAACTTTTTGGTTTATCTTTTTGAGCAATTTCGTTGGAAAAAGCTTGTATGTGAAGCTTTTTTACTTCGAATTacttattttatatttttaggcTGAAAGACTAAAGAACGATAATTTGTTGCTCCTTGTCAAAATAACTAAAATCCAAACTATTTTAAAAACCATACAAATAAAATAGCAGTTAATACATTAGAAAAGTTGTCCAATAATCACTTCTCCCAATTCCAGAAAACGCGACCCGTTTCTGCAACGTCGACGGTACCTGGGACAACTACACCGACTACGATCGCTGCGAGCATCTCGAACAGCCGCCACCGCTGCCCAGCTTCGAGCCGGAAATTGAGCTACCGACGCTGATCTACTTCGTCGGCTACTCGATCAGCCTGGCCGCGCTGGTGCTGGCCGTCGCCGTGCTGGTGTATTTCAAGTGAGTAGCCCAACGGCCATGCCGGGTGGCTGGCAGGTCCCGCCACGCGCCCCATTACCGGTGCCGGAAGCGTTACCGTTGTGATTAAAAATCAGTAACTACTCTGCCCGCAGGGATCTGCGCTGCTTGCGGAACACGATACACGTCAACCTGTTCCTCACCTACATCATGTCGTCGAGCCTGTGGATACTGATCCTTTCGCTGCAGGTACGTGTAATTATACGGAGTGCAGAAAAtgattcacttttttttttaaagcaaaacagaGGATGGATCTTTAGAGGAAAGTAAAGCAACAAGCACTTCAATATACGCACACTTCCAAGGTTCCTTTTGTAGCGCtatattttctttctttttctttcgattTAACTCTTTTCCCTTCGATTTCACCCTGTTGGGGTTTAACGAACCGACGCTtggtctgtttttttcttctggttTTCTAGATTACCGTAAAGCTGGAAGTGGCAGGATGCATATTTCTCGTAACGCTCTTTCACTACTTCAGCACAACTAACTTTTTCTGGATGCTGGTGGAAGGTGAGTAAAGTATACAAGCTTTAGACGGGCTTTCGATAGTAGCTCGCAGCAATTTATTCCTGCCATAGTCGATTAAGGTACACTTGAT encodes the following:
- the LOC1276156 gene encoding diuretic hormone receptor isoform X3 → MANETMPATPTAAAIAADDGSGGSPFGEANVTGISVENPSLVEGLLALAMNASGAERCRLQQQAEELLQDVACPSFFDMVSCWPRTPPGTLAVLPCFAELKGVQYDSSQNATRFCNVDGTWDNYTDYDRCEHLEQPPPLPSFEPEIELPTLIYFVGYSISLAALVLAVAVLVYFKDLRCLRNTIHVNLFLTYIMSSSLWILILSLQITVKLEVAGCIFLVTLFHYFSTTNFFWMLVEGLYLYMLVVQTFSGDTLRFRKYAIIGWGGPLIFVGAWAIAKPFFGSVSNLEHPSKLEIECSWMRESHIDWIIQGPSCAVLVINLIFLLRIMWVLITKLRSANTVETRQYRKASKALLVLIPLLGITYLIVIYGPVEGVGSHIFAITRAILLSTQGFVVSLLYCFLNSEVRQTLRHHFYRWRDERNILSGKVNNHHRRPTFSKDNSPRSRTESTRTVEYSIVTMKHSCVLRD
- the LOC1276156 gene encoding diuretic hormone receptor isoform X1; translation: MANETMPATPTAAAIAADDGSGGSPFGEANVTGISVENPSLVEGLLALAMNASGAERCRLQQQAEELLQDVACPSFFDMVSCWPRTPPGTLAVLPCFAELKGVQYDSSQNATRFCNVDGTWDNYTDYDRCEHLEQPPPLPSFEPEIELPTLIYFVGYSISLAALVLAVAVLVYFNNYSARRDLRCLRNTIHVNLFLTYIMSSSLWILILSLQITVKLEVAGCIFLVTLFHYFSTTNFFWMLVEGLYLYMLVVQTFSGDTLRFRKYAIIGWGGPLIFVGAWAIAKPFFGSVSNLEHPSKLEIECSWMRESHIDWIIQGPSCAVLVINLIFLLRIMWVLITKLRSANTVETRQYRKASKALLVLIPLLGITYLIVIYGPVEGVGSHIFAITRAILLSTQGFVVSLLYCFLNSEVRQTLRHHFYRWRDERNILSGKVNNHHRRPTFSKDNSPRSRTESTRTVEYSIVTMKHSCVLRD
- the LOC1276156 gene encoding diuretic hormone receptor isoform X4 — its product is MANETMPATPTAAAIAADDGSGGSPFGEANVTGISVENPSLVEGLLALAMNASGAERCRLQQQAEELLQDVACPSFFDMVSCWPRTPPGTLAVLPCFAELKGVQYDSSQNATRFCNVDGTWDNYTDYDRCEHLEQPPPLPSFEPEIELPTLIYFVGYSISLAALVLAVAVLVYFNNYSARRDLRCLRNTIHVNLFLTYIMSSSLWILILSLQITVKLEVAGCIFLVTLFHYFSTTNFFWMLVEGLYLYMLVVQTFSGDTLRFRKYAIIGWGGPLIFVGAWAIAKPFFGSVSNLEHPSKLEIECSWMRESHIDWIIQGPSCAVLVINLIFLLRIMWVLITKLRSANTVETRQYRKASKALLVLIPLLGITYLIVIYGPVEGVGSHIFAITRAILLSTQGFVVSLLYCFLNSEVRQTLRHHFYRWRDERNILSGKVNNHHRRFSQFSRPESMNFPPVP
- the LOC1276156 gene encoding diuretic hormone receptor isoform X2, translated to MANETMPATPTAAAIAADDGSGGSPFGEANVTGISVENPSLVEGLLALAMNASGAERCRLQQQAEELLQDVACPSFFDMVSCWPRTPPGTLAVLPCFAELKGVQYDSSQNATRFCNVDGTWDNYTDYDRCEHLEQPPPLPSFEPEIELPTLIYFVGYSISLAALVLAVAVLVYFNNYSARRDLRCLRNTIHVNLFLTYIMSSSLWILILSLQITVKLEVAGCIFLVTLFHYFSTTNFFWMLVEGLYLYMLVVQTFSGDTLRFRKYAIIGWGGPLIFVGAWAIAKPFFGSVSNLEHPSKLEIECSWMRESHIDWIIQGPSCAVLVINLIFLLRIMWVLITKLRSANTVETRQYRKASKALLVLIPLLGITYLIVIYGPVEGVGSHIFAITRAILLSTQGFVVSLLYCFLNSEVRQTLRHHFYRWRDERNILSGKVNNHHRRPTFSKDNSPRSRTESTRFSQFSRPESMNFPPVP